The following coding sequences are from one Musa acuminata AAA Group cultivar baxijiao chromosome BXJ2-4, Cavendish_Baxijiao_AAA, whole genome shotgun sequence window:
- the LOC135608848 gene encoding uncharacterized protein LOC135608848 has translation MASERYWRIFNDPGLSPPDGAPVNSSPVSPKAFHDLTHQVRLLTNMVQSMVPLVSHPPRAPAAQPLHQQEPPNRVPTTPRELPASPPVPFSPPATQATVYPRGRQEPEALSLDSTDSLRAQLRLVNQRLDDVQKEVHGARGELGGDAPRRSPFTPEILEHAVPPSFRLPPLDTYDGYTDPAEHVAAFRARMALYETSDALTCRAFPTTLRGPALAWYGGLKTGTVTSFDQLASDFKLHFIASARPKPSMAFLLGLNQKEDEPLSLYINRFASKIRELPDTHTSLSMQAFVRGLRPSRLFWSLVERPPISIPELLQRANQFVEDEAWMVGKRSEHKRERSEPAQGQPLPAPRRKLSRSDPPTLRTHLPSPDASRTEIFLQIRKRGLLKNPFPMKNPRELADRSKYCRFHRQSGHDTEECRELSRQIHELRRGGHLDPHTQAGRDLSPHPNDPVERLVNVITGGPTSGGVSMSGRKAYARSAREDTLCGAPDPRVAFPPEGAEQPEHDDAFVITARIANAQVKRIMIDTGSSADVLFHDAFLKLGLAKGALEPIRSALTGFTSDSISPLGASNSAQDPGNSAQDQNGDVHLPGSGSPHSIQCHPWSPLPQQDHSPGLHLPPDGEVSDPRGNMRGLGEPSGI, from the coding sequence ATGGcctcggagcgctattggcggatATTTAACGATCCGGGCCTGTCACCGCCCGACGGGGCCCCCGTCAATTCCTCGCCTGTATCGCCCAAGGCCTTCCACGACCTCACTCATCAGGTCCGACTACTCACCAACATGGTGCAATCCATGGTTCCCCTTGTCTCCCACCCACCGCGCGCCCCGGCCGCCCAACCATTACATCAACAGGAGCCGCCCAATCGAGTTCCCACTACGCCTCGGGAGCTCCCCGCCTCGCCTCCTGTCCCGTTTTCCCCACCTGCGACGCAGGCAACGGTCTACCCGAGAGGCCGCCAGGAACCCGAGGCACTCTCCCTGGATTCGACGGATTCCCTGCGCGCCCAGTTGCGCCTCGTCAACCAGCGGCTTGACGATGTGCAGAAGGAGGTCCACGGGGCGAGGGGAGAGCTTGGGGGAGACGCACCCCGGAGATCTCCGTTCACACCCGAAATATTGGAGCACGCGGTCCCCCCGAGCTTCCGACTCCCCCCCCTGGACACTTACGACGGCTACACCGATCCGGCCGAACATGTGGCGGCCTTCCGCGCCCGAATGGCGCTCTACGAAACCTCTGATGCCTTGACATGCAGGGCATTCCCCACCACTTTGAGGGGACCGGCCCTCGCGTGGTATGGTGGCTTGAAGACCGGAACGGTCAcatccttcgaccaactcgccaGTGACTTCAAGCTCCACTTCATAGCCTCCGCGCGGCCGAAGCCTTCCATGGCGttcctcctcggactcaaccagaaggaggacgagcccctctccctttaTATAAATCGCTTCGCGTCAAAAATCCGGGAGCTGCCGGACACTCACACTTCTTTGTCAATGCAGGCGTTCGTAAGAGGCTTGCGCCCCTCCAGGCTTTTTTGGTCTCTCGTGGAGCGACCTCCCATCTCGATTCCTGAGCTGCTCCAGCGCGCGAACCAATTCGTTGAGGACGAGGCCTGGATGGTGGGGAAGCGGTCGGAGCACAAGAGGGAAAGGTCGGAGCCAGCTCAGGGACAACCGCTTCCTGCGCCCAGGCGAAAGCTGAGCCGGTCCGACCCGCCCACGCTGAGAACCCACCTACCCTCTCCGGATGCCTCCCGGACGGAGATATTTCTCCAGATAAGGAAGAGGGGCCTGCTCAAAAACCCCTTCCCGATGAAGAACCCGCGGGAGCTGGCTGACCGATCCAAGTATTGTCGTTTCCATCGGCAAAGCGGACACGATACCGAGGAATGCCGCGAGCTGTCGCGACAGATCCATGAGCTACGCCGCGGAGGACACCTCGACCCGCACACTCAAGCGGGCAGGGATTTATCGCCCCACCCGAACGACCCCGTTGAGCGCCTCGTCAACGTCATCACGGGGGGCCCAACGTCCGGCGGAGTTAGCATGTCTGGGAGAAAGGCATACGCCCGTTCGGCCAGGGAGGACACTCTCTGTGGTGCCCCCGACCCCCGGGTCGCATTCCCCCCCGAGGGCGCTGAGCAACCAGAGCATGATGATGCGTTCGTAATAACGGCCAGGATCGCCAATGCCCAGGTAAAAAGAATAATGATAGATACAGGGAGCTCGGCGGACGTGCTGTTTCACGATGCCTTCCTGAAGCTAGGACTTGCTAAGGGAGCTTTGGAACCCATCCGCTCGGCCCTCACTGGGTTCACTAGCGACTCGATTTCACCATTGGGAGCTTCGAACTCTGCCCAGGACCCTGGGAACTCCGCCCAGGACCAAAACGGTGATGTCCACCTTCCTGGTAGTGGATCTCCCCACAGCATACAATGTCATCCTTGGTCGCCCCTCCCTCAACAAGATCATAGCCCTGGTCTCCACCTACCACCAGACGGTGAAGTTTCCGACCCGCGCGGGAACATGAGAGGTCTGGGGGAGCCATCGGGAATCTAG
- the LOC135581371 gene encoding serine/threonine/tyrosine-protein kinase HT1-like codes for MEEDGSSWVRRAKFSHTVCHRLDSAKLPSIPLLVRSESSLELRPRRTAEASNLASVSLPVNRGAAPKATGSITHSTSLPSLHLLLQDGHHGIKTEKSSSVIPTSLHSEQVPKTGATNLILESLISPRKSDKHPNLKLKGLSSYEFSNFASHPDRETKVKPKNLSLGSSAFTSQRDLDQRLKPRSSNSGTTLFSRPSIKSHLNSHSQKSGTYMDWKKFKPKQRSESPLPRTSISDVFREAKANKKRFSTPPPKRRGSDKSAFSKLFSREVHDHVIFHSPPPETSPLHHFSLMKESDKHESQKEALWTRYFEHGGGKVNAVEALEEWMVDLSQLYLGHRFASGAHSKLHHGIYKDQPVAVKFIRQPDDDENGMMTARLEKQFTREVTLLSHLYHRNVIKLIAAIKKPPVFCIITEYLSGGSLRAFLHKLEHKSVPLQKLVVIALDIARGMEYIHSHGVIHRDLKPENILFDQELCVKIADFGIACEEVYCDTLAEDPGTFRWMAPEMIKHKPYGHKVDVYSFGLVLLEMATGSIPYEEMTPIQAAFAVANKNLRPVVPPECPAALRALIEQCWALQPDKRPDFWQIVKVLEQFESALAQNGMLDTVANMNCEDHKNRLLHWIQKLKPTHADGYGSGLPITKLSPSMPKLL; via the exons ATGGAGGAAGACGGCAGCTCCTGGGTGAGGAGGGCAAAGTTCTCTCACACGGTTTGCCACAGGTTAGATTCTGCTAAGCTGCCATCGATCCCATTGCTCGTCAGATCTGAAAGTAGTCTCGAATTGAGGCCGAGAAGGACCGCAGAAGCATCAAATTTGGCTTCAGTTTCGTTGCCGGTCAATCGAGGTGCAGCACCGAAGGCAACAGGCTCGATCACTCATTCTACTAGCTTGCCATCATTGCATTTGTTGCTACAGGATGGCCATCATGGAATAAAGACAGAGAAGTCGAGCTCGGTGATTCCTACTTCTTTGCACTCTGAGCAAGTACCTAAGACAGGGGCCACAAATTTGATTCTAGAATCTTTAATCTCTCCTCGGAAAAGCGATAAACATCCTAATTTGAAGCTGAAGGGGTTGAGTAGTTATGAGTTTTCGAACTTTgcttctcatcctgatcgagaaaCTAAGGTGAAACCAAAGAATTTGAGTCTGGGATCTTCTGCCTTCACTTCTCAGCGTGATCTAGATCAAAGATTGAAGCCTAGGAGCTCCAATTCTGGCACAACATTGTTTTCTAGGCCTTCAATTAAGTCccacctgaattctcattctcagAAGTCTGGTACTTACATGGATTGGAAGAAATTTAAACCGAAGCAGAGGTCTGAGTCTCCTCTACCAAGAACCTCCATTTCAGATGTCTTCAGAGAAGCTAAGGCAAATAAGAAGAGGTTCTCAACTCCACCACCTAAGAGGAGAGGATCAGATAAGAGTGCCTTTAGCAAGTTATTTTCAAGAGAAGTCCATGATCATGTGATCTTTCACTCACCACCTCCCGAAACAAGTCCTCTACATCACTTCTCGCTAATGAAAGAGTCGGACAAGCATGAGAGTCAGAAGGAGGCTTTATGGACGAGATATTTCGAACATGGTGGGGGGAAGGTAAATGCTGTCGAAGCTCTGGAAGAGTGGATGGTTGATCTTTCTCAGTTGTACCTTGGGCATAGGTTTGCTTCTGGAGCTCATAGCAAGTTGCATCATGGTATCTATAAGGATCAGCCAGTGGCAGTAAAGTTTATCAGACAACCTGATGATGACGAAAATGGGATGATGACTGCTCGCCTTGAGAAACAGTTCACGAGGGAAGTCACTCTTCTCTCTCATCTCTATCACCGAAATGTGATTAAG CTGATAGCGGCAATTAAAAAACCACCAGTCTTTTGCATTATCACTGAATACCTTTCAGGAGGGTCACTGAGAGCATTCTTACACAAACTCGAACACAAATCTGTTCCTCTACAGAAACTTGTTGTGATCGCTCTGGATATTGCACGGGGAATGGAATATATTCACTCGCACGGGGTTATTCACCGGGACTTGAAACCTGAGAACATTCTTTTTGATCAAGAATTGTGTGTAAAAATTGCTGATTTTGGAATTGCTTGCGAGGAGGTTTATTGTGATACTTTAGCAGAGGACCCTGGAACTTTTCGTTGGATGGCACCTGAGATGATTAAACACAAGCCTTATGGACACAAAGTCGACGTCTACAGTTTTGGGTTGGTCCTATTGGAGATGGCAACTGGAAGTATCCCTTATGAGGAGATGACACCTATCCAAGCGGCTTTTGCTGTGGCTAATAAG AACTTGCGGCCTGTTGTTCCCCCTGAGTGCCCGGCAGCCTTACGAGCCTTGATCGAGCAATGCTGGGCGCTCCAACCAGACAAAAGACCTGACTTTTGGCAGATTGTGAAGGTTTTGGAACAATTTGAGTCTGCTCTCGCTCAAAATGGCATGCTTGACACTGTTGCAAACATGAACTGCGAAGATCATAAGAACCGACTTCTTCACTGGATCCAAAAGCTCAAACCTACACATGCTGATGGGTATGGGTCAGGGCTTCCGATCACCAAGCTTTCGCCTTCCATGCCCAAACTCTTGTAG
- the LOC103982291 gene encoding heat stress transcription factor C-2a produces MEDGSRSTVHHQRYRHGGGGGGPVAAPFVLKTYRMVDDPSTDAVIAWGCDNNSFVVIDPFAFSQSLLPSHFKHSNFSSFVRQLNTYGFRKVDPDRWEFAHASFLRGQMHLLKQIVRRNSGCGKKKKKEGGEEEENEEEEERVVAEVVRLKQEQRRIDETVQGMWRRVQETERRPRQMLAFLVKVAGDPKLIHRLGGPAAAGDAIEAGEKRARLRSGGDERMLEMEGGSGGCSFDGQAMAEGDEEEFLGTIDTVGLYGGPAWVGSEYGGMEVDVGVGSAAYPFSFHLDTGF; encoded by the exons ATGGAAGACGGCAGCCGCAGCACGGTTCACCACCAACGCTACCGCcatggaggagggggaggaggaccgGTGGCCGCCCCCTTCGTGCTGAAGACGTACCGCATGGTGGACGACCCCTCCACCGACGCCGTCATCGCCTGGGGCTGCGACAACAACAGCTTCGTCGTCATCGACCCCTTTGCTTTCTCGCAGTCCCTCCTTCCCTCCCACTTCAAGCACAGCAACTTCTCCAGCTTCGTTCGCCAGCTCAACACTTAC GGGTTTCGGAAGGTGGATCCGGATCGGTGGGAGTTCGCGCACGCGTCGTTCCTGAGAGGACAGATGCATCTGCTGAAGCAGATAGTGCGGAGGAACAGCGGCtgcgggaagaagaagaagaaggaagggggagaggaggaggagaacgaggaggaagaggagagggtgGTGGCGGAGGTAGTGAGGCTGAAACAGGAGCAGCGGAGGATAGATGAAACGGTGCAGGGGATGTGGAGGAGGGTGCAGGAGACGGAGCGCAGGCCGAGGCAGATGCTGGCCTTCCTGGTCAAGGTGGCCGGGGACCCCAAGCTGATCCACCGCCTCGGGGGGCCGGCGGCGGCCGGGGACGCGATCGAGGCAGGGGAGAAGCGGGCCCGGCTTCGATCGGGGGGCGACGAGAGGATGCTGGAGATGGAAGGCGGCAGCGGTGGTTGTTCCTTCGATGGACAGGCCATGGCGGAGGGGGACGAGGAGGAGTTCCTGGGGACCATCGACACCGTGGGGTTGTACGGCGGTCCGGCGTGGGTGGGGAGTGAGTATGGAGGGATGGAGGTGGATGTTGGTGTTGGATCAGCAGCTTATCCCTTCTCATTCCATCTGGACACAGGGTTTTAG